A window from Streptomyces sp. NBC_00335 encodes these proteins:
- a CDS encoding flavin-containing monooxygenase, with protein MGGGMDGREREREHVRVAVIGSGFGGLGAAVRLRREGITDFVVLERADSVGGTWRDNNYPGCACDVPSHLYSFSFAPNPDWPRTFSGQPAIREYLEHVADTFGLRRHIRLNHEVLMMRWDADGMRWEIETSGGDFTADVVVSATGPLSDPKMPEIPGLAGFPGKVFHSARWDHDYDLRGKRVAMIGTGASAIQIVPAIAPEVERLTLFQRTPPWVMPRTDRAITSVERWLHRQLPFTRAARRGLLWGIRELQVSAFTKRPNQLGLVESLAKANMARSIKDPALRAKLTPSYRIGCKRILLSSEYYPALARPNVDLVASGLKEIRGSVLVAADGTETEVDAIVFGTGFHVTDMPIADRVVGVDGKTLAEVWKDGMQSLRGATAAGFPNWMTIIGPNTGLGNSSMILMIESQLNYMADYMRQLAVLGGSGPGGKVALAARPSAVNVWNRQVQTRMERTVWNTGGCTSWYLDAQGRNTTVWPGTTGEFRKETLRVDLGEYEVVRVRERERVPVARAAEAVQEGAA; from the coding sequence ATGGGCGGTGGCATGGACGGGCGCGAGCGGGAACGCGAGCACGTACGCGTGGCGGTGATCGGGTCCGGGTTCGGCGGGCTGGGCGCCGCGGTGCGGCTGCGGCGCGAGGGGATCACGGACTTCGTCGTGCTGGAGCGCGCGGACTCCGTCGGCGGTACCTGGCGGGACAACAACTACCCCGGGTGCGCCTGCGACGTGCCCTCCCACCTGTATTCGTTCTCCTTCGCCCCCAATCCCGACTGGCCGCGCACCTTCTCCGGCCAGCCCGCGATCCGGGAGTACCTGGAGCACGTGGCCGACACCTTCGGGCTGCGCCGTCACATCCGGCTGAACCACGAGGTCCTGATGATGCGGTGGGACGCGGACGGGATGCGGTGGGAGATAGAGACCTCGGGCGGGGACTTCACCGCCGACGTGGTCGTCTCCGCCACCGGGCCGCTGTCGGACCCGAAGATGCCGGAGATACCCGGACTGGCCGGCTTCCCCGGCAAGGTCTTCCACTCGGCCCGCTGGGACCACGACTACGACCTGCGCGGCAAGCGCGTCGCCATGATCGGTACGGGCGCCTCCGCCATCCAGATCGTGCCCGCCATCGCGCCCGAGGTGGAGCGGCTCACCCTCTTCCAGCGCACCCCGCCGTGGGTGATGCCGCGCACCGACCGGGCGATCACCTCCGTGGAGCGCTGGCTGCACCGCCAGCTCCCCTTCACCCGGGCGGCCCGCCGCGGGCTGCTGTGGGGGATACGGGAACTCCAGGTCAGCGCCTTCACCAAGCGCCCCAACCAGCTCGGGCTGGTCGAGTCCCTCGCCAAGGCGAACATGGCGCGCTCGATCAAGGACCCGGCGCTGCGGGCCAAGCTGACGCCCTCGTACCGCATCGGCTGCAAGCGGATCCTGCTGTCGAGCGAGTACTACCCGGCGCTCGCCCGGCCCAACGTGGACCTCGTGGCCTCCGGGCTGAAGGAGATCCGGGGCTCGGTGCTGGTCGCGGCCGACGGGACCGAGACCGAGGTCGACGCGATCGTCTTCGGCACCGGCTTCCACGTCACGGACATGCCGATCGCCGACCGGGTGGTGGGCGTGGACGGCAAGACCCTCGCCGAGGTCTGGAAGGACGGGATGCAGTCCCTGCGCGGGGCCACCGCGGCGGGCTTCCCGAACTGGATGACGATCATCGGGCCGAACACCGGGCTCGGGAACAGCTCGATGATCCTGATGATCGAATCGCAGCTGAACTACATGGCGGACTACATGCGCCAGCTCGCCGTCCTCGGTGGAAGCGGTCCGGGCGGGAAGGTCGCCCTCGCGGCGCGGCCGTCCGCGGTCAACGTGTGGAACCGGCAGGTCCAGACCCGCATGGAGCGGACCGTGTGGAACACCGGCGGCTGCACCAGCTGGTACCTGGACGCGCAGGGCCGCAACACCACGGTCTGGCCGGGAACCACCGGGGAGTTCCGCAAGGAGACCCTGCGCGTGGACCTGGGCGAGTACGAGGTCGTACGGGTCCGCGAGCGCGAACGGGTCCCGGTGGCCCGTGCGGCCGAAGCGGTGCAGGAGGGGGCCGCGTGA
- a CDS encoding alpha/beta fold hydrolase, with amino-acid sequence MSRLMHVTAGPYAPPAARRELVATSADGSRLHVEVHGEDGAPAVVLAHGWTCSTAFWAAQVRALSTEHRVIAYDQRGHGRSPAGSVSGYGTSALADDLVAVLGATLAPGEKAVIAGHSMGGMTIMAAAARPEFAEHAAAVLLCSTGSGRLVEESQVLPWRAGRARTRITGAVLGSRAPLGPVTAVARKVLKYATMGPGSAPDKVEACARIVHACPTAVRHAWSGVLASLDLDAQLAALTVPAAVIGGKSDRLTPIVHARGLAAALPNCVGLTELTGVGHMSPIEAPEAVTAAVRELAEVYLAADAAPAAPAAPAVPAQNSPKSSKSPKAPNHKPAKEKTP; translated from the coding sequence GTGAGCCGCCTGATGCACGTCACCGCGGGACCCTACGCCCCGCCGGCCGCCCGCCGGGAGCTGGTCGCCACCTCCGCCGACGGTTCGCGCCTGCACGTCGAGGTGCACGGCGAGGACGGAGCCCCGGCCGTCGTGCTCGCGCACGGCTGGACCTGTTCCACCGCCTTCTGGGCCGCGCAGGTACGGGCCCTGTCCACCGAGCACCGGGTCATCGCCTACGACCAGCGGGGCCACGGCCGCAGCCCGGCCGGTTCCGTCTCCGGCTACGGCACCTCCGCACTCGCCGACGACCTGGTCGCCGTCCTGGGAGCCACCCTCGCCCCCGGCGAGAAGGCCGTCATCGCGGGCCACTCCATGGGCGGGATGACGATCATGGCCGCCGCGGCCAGGCCGGAGTTCGCCGAGCACGCCGCGGCCGTACTGCTGTGCAGCACCGGCAGCGGCCGGCTGGTCGAGGAGTCGCAGGTCCTGCCGTGGCGCGCCGGCCGCGCGAGGACCCGTATCACCGGGGCCGTCCTGGGGTCGCGGGCCCCGCTCGGGCCCGTCACGGCCGTCGCCCGCAAGGTCCTCAAGTACGCCACGATGGGCCCCGGCTCCGCGCCCGACAAGGTCGAGGCCTGCGCGCGGATCGTCCACGCGTGCCCCACCGCGGTGCGGCACGCCTGGTCCGGGGTGCTGGCCTCCCTGGACCTCGACGCGCAACTGGCCGCGCTCACCGTGCCCGCCGCCGTGATCGGCGGCAAGAGCGACCGGCTGACCCCGATCGTGCACGCCCGGGGGCTTGCGGCCGCGCTGCCGAACTGCGTGGGGCTCACCGAACTGACCGGGGTGGGGCACATGAGCCCGATCGAGGCCCCGGAGGCCGTCACCGCCGCCGTGCGCGAGCTGGCCGAGGTGTACCTCGCCGCGGACGCGGCCCCTGCTGCGCCCGCCGCCCCTGCCGTCCCCGCGCAGAACTCCCCGAAGTCCTCGAAGTCCCCGAAGGCCCCGAACCACAAGCCCGCCAAGGAGAAGACGCCGTGA
- a CDS encoding SDR family oxidoreductase has product MSARRSLEGQVAVVTGAARGVGELLARKLSARGAKVALVGLEPEALKEVSERLHTDSDHWYADVTDHEAMARVAQEVKQRFGKVDIVVANAGVASGGPFVDSDPDAWRRVIEVNLIGGAVTARAFLPVLMESRGYFLQIASLAAITPAPMMTAYCASKSGVEAFAHCLSAEVGYKGVKVGVGYLSWTDTDMVRGADQDEVMRELRQRLPWPSNRTYPLGPAVDRIVAGIERRSAHVYAQWWLRGMQGIRGYLPAVISTVGQREMKRFEPRLASVSKGLVGAGGAADEQERSPSR; this is encoded by the coding sequence GTGAGCGCTCGCAGGAGTCTGGAAGGCCAGGTCGCCGTCGTCACGGGGGCCGCGCGCGGGGTCGGCGAACTGCTCGCCCGCAAGCTGTCCGCACGCGGCGCGAAGGTGGCCCTCGTGGGCCTGGAGCCCGAGGCGCTCAAGGAGGTCTCCGAGCGGCTGCACACCGACAGCGACCACTGGTACGCCGACGTCACCGACCACGAGGCCATGGCCCGGGTCGCGCAGGAGGTCAAGCAGCGCTTCGGCAAGGTGGACATCGTCGTCGCCAACGCCGGCGTCGCCTCCGGCGGGCCCTTCGTGGACTCCGACCCCGACGCCTGGCGCCGGGTCATCGAGGTCAACCTCATCGGCGGCGCCGTCACCGCCCGCGCCTTCCTGCCCGTACTGATGGAGAGCCGCGGCTACTTCCTGCAGATCGCCTCCCTCGCGGCGATCACCCCGGCGCCGATGATGACCGCCTACTGCGCCTCCAAGTCCGGGGTCGAGGCCTTCGCGCACTGCCTGAGCGCCGAGGTCGGCTACAAGGGGGTCAAGGTCGGCGTCGGCTACCTGTCCTGGACCGACACCGACATGGTGCGCGGCGCCGACCAGGACGAGGTCATGCGCGAACTGCGCCAGCGGCTGCCGTGGCCGTCGAACCGGACCTACCCGCTGGGGCCGGCCGTCGACCGGATCGTGGCGGGCATCGAGCGGCGCTCGGCGCACGTGTACGCGCAGTGGTGGCTGCGGGGCATGCAGGGGATCCGCGGGTACCTGCCCGCGGTCATCTCGACAGTCGGACAGCGCGAGATGAAGCGCTTCGAGCCGCGACTGGCCAGTGTTTCCAAGGGGCTTGTGGGGGCCGGCGGGGCCGCGGACGAGCAGGAACGCAGCCCGAGCCGCTGA
- a CDS encoding MerR family transcriptional regulator: MPDNAARITGAGTTVREYRTEELAEAAGIPVRTLRFYRERKLLPPPRREGRIAWYDDQHLSRLRTIAALLDRGHTLGGIAELTVAFENGRDVGQLGELLGIGWSEETPVRLTPEALADYFEGEVTPENLAASLDLGYLATDGEEIVHVSRRLLDVSSALVREGVPLSAVLEAGRLVREHTDAMAALFTDLISTHISEEAVPRLRPLAKSVVEAELTMSMDRLRPPAAGPALPSSPQTPSS; this comes from the coding sequence GTGCCTGACAACGCAGCGCGAATCACGGGAGCAGGGACCACAGTGCGCGAATACCGCACGGAAGAGCTGGCCGAGGCCGCCGGCATACCCGTACGCACCCTGCGCTTCTACCGTGAGCGCAAGCTCCTGCCGCCGCCACGCCGCGAGGGCCGCATCGCCTGGTACGACGACCAGCACCTTTCCCGGCTGCGCACCATCGCCGCCCTGCTGGACCGCGGCCACACCCTCGGCGGGATAGCCGAGCTGACCGTCGCCTTCGAAAACGGCCGCGACGTGGGCCAGCTGGGTGAGCTGCTGGGCATCGGCTGGTCCGAGGAGACCCCGGTCCGCCTGACGCCCGAGGCCCTCGCCGACTACTTCGAGGGCGAGGTCACCCCGGAGAACCTGGCGGCCTCGCTCGACCTCGGCTACCTCGCCACCGACGGCGAGGAGATCGTCCACGTCAGCCGCCGGCTCCTGGACGTCTCCTCGGCCCTGGTCCGGGAGGGCGTACCGCTCTCGGCCGTTCTGGAGGCGGGCCGCCTGGTCCGCGAGCACACGGACGCGATGGCGGCCCTGTTCACGGACCTGATCTCCACGCACATCTCGGAGGAAGCGGTCCCGCGCCTGCGCCCCCTGGCCAAGAGCGTGGTCGAGGCGGAACTCACGATGTCCATGGACCGCCTCCGCCCGCCGGCGGCGGGCCCCGCCCTGCCCTCGTCCCCTCAGACGCCGAGCTCGTAG